The Vitis vinifera cultivar Pinot Noir 40024 chromosome 18, ASM3070453v1 region CGTACCTTTTTTGTCACATCATCATCTAGCTCAAAAAGTTTGGCCCTTCTTTGATTCCCCATCATAAAATTGTCTTGTTCTTCGCGTGATCGATTTGGCGATTGTCTAAATTGATGACTTGCGATCTCCTCTTCAATTGGTCGTTTTTCTTGGCTCTTTTCTAATAACTTCATGATCTCATCAAGTTTGCTATTTAGTTGTACTATAGCATCTTGATGGGATTGTTGTGTGGCTGAAATTTCCTCCAAGCGTATTGTATCGGCATCTTGATTGCTAGAAGTTTTTTTGGAACTCATGCTTGCATAAGTTGCTCCGCTCCTTAATTGCATATGCCTTCAAGCCAAGaattttggctctgataccaaaattgatgtaggacaaccctaggatggttgcctacactcaagggtaggtgggctagggttttatttttagggtgtaaggagaggaacaaggaataaactttatggtagagaaaattataagataagaaatagagagaaagaagaaacaatgaagaaaagatggaaaaccttagagtctcactaaggccttctaggagtctcacctagaagaaaatcaatggagtctcaccattgagggttgcaaccttgcaatgaaagaaagtataatattattcatcaaaattcatccctttgatttacattgattagcctatttataggcttctctaagaaatccaaagtttaCTAGGACTttaataacctattctactaggactctaataacctattctactaggactctaataacctatcatgactcaaattctaattatattaatcatacttaaagtttacttaggtcttctctttcttccttgaataaactttaaaaggcttttccCCATCACTCTCTATAtatgaataccaattttttCAGAGAATTTTTCAAAGAGTTTTTTAAGGAGTATTTTCATACATCTATCTagagaaattttttcaaaacccgAATTGTACACATCTCACTTACAGAGTGCACCCAAGGCGAGATATGGTTGTTGAATCCTGGAGGTAAACCACTAGTACCCTAGTGCGCCAAGTTCGTCTTCGAGGAGGGTAGATCTATTTCGAAGGACAATGTTTATCATGTCTGCCGATAAGTTATTCTTCTTATTAATTCTATActttgtttgtgtcttttgggctagtcatttgttttcattcccTTAAACTCCCAACACCGATAACAATTGAAAATGGAGGTAAAAACTGTATTAAATGTGTTTCCTCTTTTTCAACTTTCAAAGATGATGGTAGGGGTGCAAATTCATGAAAAGGCAAGAGAACTCAATCAAGAAAACATAATTGGATAAGAAACACATTTCTAAGGTTTATGGTGTCAATGACTACGTCCGTTGCAGAAGAAGAACAAGCAGAGGTTTAAAATATGAGGATTACAGTGAACAAAATCACTCCAGGGATCCTGCCCAACATGGTACCAACAAGCACAATCCCAAGTTCTaatccaaaataaaaagaaaacgaTAAATGACTTTAGTCTCTATGATACTCTCTTCAGTCGTTCAGACGATGAGGAAatgcattataaaaaaaaaaagagggaaataAACTGCGAACATGAGATTGTTAATTATTTCGGACCAGAGAAAGAAAACCCTCCTTCAAATGGGCCAAAGGCAACGACTTGTTTTAATCACACATCAGGATCAAAATAAACTTTCCTTGCCCTCAAATTTCTCATTAGCCAAACAGAAAGCACAAGAAGCTTGCATATTAGGTGTAATTGCAATCAGAGACGTACCTGTCCGAGTGGAGAATCTCTTTGGTGAGCGAAGTGATGGGTTCAATGTCTCTGAGGATctcttcttctctatttttccaCTTCCGGAAATCAGGATCATCCCATCTGGGGTAGTTAGCTGGATCCCTGGAACTCAAGACTGTGGTGTTCTTGTCCGCATAGGATACATTCACGTCCGACCGACTCGACTCGGTGGAAGAGCACCAAGGACGCTGCGCAAGCGTGAAGAGGGGGGCGGCAAGTCTGTGATGTCGGAGACGGAGGAGAGGAACGGCTCTGAGAAGCAGAGGAGCAGACATTGTTTCTTCGAGACGAACAAGTGAGGGTGGGAGTCTCTCGCCTCTACGGTTAACTCGCCAGGCCCACTTATCCAAAAGTCCAAACAAACGGGCCAACGGCAGATCAACTCTGGATTCGTGGCCCACTCAGAATATGCCCCAGCTTACACCAAAGCTAAGCCAACGCCCAATTTGTGTTGGACCCATTTAGCTTTGGGTTGGGAGTCATGACTCGTAAGACTGCTCAAACCCAAACGAGAATCATATGAGGCCGGACCACTAGGCAACAATTTTCATGCAAAAGTCTCTTGAGGGTGTtagtttaaatgtttttaaaatgagaataaatactTGTTTGATATACTTCCtaccctttatttttaaaaacaaaaaatattaataacttatatataagtataaaaattcttacataaaaatatgaattatcttatattcttaaaaattattttttaaaattttaaaatttgagatagtaaaatatatgtataccttcatttttaaatgatttctaaaaacctactttgtattttttgtttttaaaaataataaatagtaataacttTTCTGTATGGTGACTCTTTAATGTTGGCAAAAAAACTTAAgatatcattaaatttttattacctcgatttttaaaattgttaaacatgatttttaaatatatatatatatatacaccattttttttaaataagaaaaaaatgtctacaaatagaaattaaaaacttagtattttttttatacatcaaATGTAGGAATGCTCAAAATGAAACAACATGTGTAACATTAGAGGCATGTGTCGTGATAAGCCAAGGATGGTTCATAACCTAGTAACCTACTTCCACACTTCAAATGAGAAAACCATGGTACATGTATTCAAGATacttaaagaataataataagatgATGTGATGAGATCGAatgattcaaaaataataatgatgatatttAATGTGATGTAACAGACTTGTAATAATGTATTAATGAGGAAATGTGTGAAAATTCAATAATCATATGGTTAATCCACCAAAATGATTTAAATGTGAAATTTGTATAAAACCCATTGCCTTTTCACACTTGTTAACttgttttgatatatttttctattttttttaaataacacaTTTAATCAATCACTGTTCAAATTGCTAGGTCCATGTGCGATAatgtatattttcaaaaaatagatttataaaatagttcttaattattttttatacacttaaaaacaatattcaaaatttaaccATTCTTATAACACtctacaaataaataaatctaaaaaatatttcttttataagaatttcaatgttttcataattaaatctgtcattgaataaaaaaaattattgattcacAGTTAACTAGTTAAATCGTGATTAAATCGATGATTTCATTAatgtataatttatatattattaaaatttaaaatatatatatgaataaattaaaaatcaataatattattttatatatttgatattatcgAATTAAATCatgcataaatataaaaagtatttgtattttaaatttaaataaataaaatatatataacatttaaaTGTGAgcatattgaaaatgaaaaaaaaaatcaattatttaattaaaattaattttataatttttaaaaaagtatatttttttatttaatattataacttttttttagaatagaattcattttgttttatttgttatattaaatattaaaaagttataGTCAAATGGTGTCCTAGGGCATTTACTCAACTTGGTCCCGGTTCAAACAAATTGGTGGAAGTGAGAGGCCACCACCAGCAATCCTTTTGATTAGGCAAAATTCAAAACTCAAAATTCAAATTGTATTTGGCATCAAATACCACCGGCTCGTCAGACGCCAACCGTTCTCATTTACAACGAGTTTGACAAATTAAGAAATAGAAACAACATCTGGAGCCTATAATTTTGACGGTGTCAAACGTCAATGTATCGAATGCTAGGTTCCCTGAACAAAAGCACACGCCAAAGTGGTCTCacgttttttcaaaatttcactGATTATCAGGGTACGATTTTCAGGTTGCTAAGCAGGCGCCGACTTCTTCAGATATGAATTAttgcatgagattttttttaaatatattatttttaaaaacatattattaaaatacgATAGCTTGCAAAAGGGTAAAGGTGGACTCCACGTAATAATGATCCCAAAGGgtcaggaaaaaaaatttctcaaaaaccatttaccaaaaataattgatccaaatttcatgatcattcTTCAATTAAagtggataattttttttggggcaattaaaacgccttaaaaaaaattgaattcttgtttgggcttgatttttttttttttgtcccattttaataaaaatgccttcatttctttcataaaaataacattttattttaaaacttacatataaataattgaaacaataaaaaatatttatatcaaaatattttttttttttaagtaaaaacacaAAAGACAATAGATTTACAATTTTAGGGGttatttttgcctttttttaacaaattcattcttcttaaatatatattttgaaccTCCCAACCCACAATCACTTAAAAAAATGTTAGGCAATATTATGGAAAAAGTATATTTTCATATaccattttaagaaaaatcataaaataagaatcccggatttaaaaattcaaaattaatacatttatctaaaaataattagaattatatgtattttaaatccAAGGTATTACTTTTGAAcacataaatattatattttaataatatagataATATGATTGActttacaaaaatttaattacttttaaaggattttcattttatgattatttaataaatatgtgtgaataaaaacatattttttaaaatattttccttaatcctaatatatta contains the following coding sequences:
- the LOC100247085 gene encoding protein DCL homolog, chloroplastic — its product is MSAPLLLRAVPLLRLRHHRLAAPLFTLAQRPWCSSTESSRSDVNVSYADKNTTVLSSRDPANYPRWDDPDFRKWKNREEEILRDIEPITSLTKEILHSDRYMDGERLTAEDEKAVVEKLLIYHPHSEDKIGCGLDCIMVDRHPQFRHSRCLFVVRTDGGWIDFSYQKCLRAYIRDKYPSHADRFIRVHFKRSSG